The genomic stretch CAGCTGAAGCCGGGGCAGGGGGTTTCTCTTACTGTCGAGGGGCTCGCGGGCCAGAGTTTCGCCGCCACGGTCGAGGGGGTGAGCCCGGTGGCGGCCAAAGGCACCCGCACTGTGCCAGTGCTGATCTCGGTGCCCAACCCTGAGGGCAAACTCCGCGGCGGCATGTTCGCATCGGGCGCCATCATCATCGAGGAAGCGAGGGGGGCATTTGCCGTGCCCGACGCCGCCCTGCGCGAGGATGCCGAGGGGCGCTATGTCCTGCGGATCGCCGATGGGGCCCTGGTGCGCCAGCCGGTCGAAGTCAAACGGCAATGGAGGTCGAGCCGGATGACCGAGCTCGCTTCCGGTCTCGTCGCCGGCGAGAGCTACGTCTCGGGGCAGCTCGACGACCTCGAACCCGGCATGCGCGTCACCGTGGTGGAGAACTGATCGATGTTCCTCACCAAGATCAGCGTCCGCCACCCGGTCTTCGCCACCATGGTCATGGTGGCGTTGCTGGTGTTCGGCCTCTACTCCTATTCGCGCCTGTCGATCGAGCAGATGCCCAATATCGATCTGCCGGTCGTCGCCGTGGTGGTGAGCTACCCCGGCGCCTCGGCGCAATCGGTCGAGAACGACGTCATCAAGCCGATCGAGGACGCGGTGAACTCGATCAGCGGTATCGATACGCTGCGTTCGATCGCGCAGCAGAACGCCGCCATGATCATCATGATGTTCGACATGGAGGTGAGCTCGGTCGACGCCGTGCAGGAGGTGCGCGACAAGATCGCCGGTATCGAGGCCAATCTGCCCGACAATGCCGACAAGCCGCGGGTGCTGCGTTTCGACCCTAACGCCATGCCGATCATGTCGCTGGCGATCCGTTCCGACACGCTCTCGGCGCGTGAGCTGACGCAACTGGCCGACGACGTGGTGGTCGACAAGCTGCGAAACATTCCCGGCGTCGGCAGTGCCGATCTCGTCGGAGGCGTGCCGGCGCAGCTCGACGTGCTGGTCGATCCCGACCGGCTCGATGGCTTCGGCGTCAGCATGGCCGAGGTCATCTCGGCGATCCGGCAGAACAATATCGACCTGCCGGCGGGCACCATCACCGAGGGTGCGGTGTCGCGCGCCATCCAGGTCGAGGGCCGGCTCGAGGACGTCGAGGATTTCCGCAACATCATTGTCGCCCGCACCGGTGGCCAGGCCGTGCGGCTGGGCGACGTCGCGACCATCACCCAGGGCCAGGGCGACGAGAAGAGTCTCGCTTTCATCAACGGCGAACGGGCGCTGGCGATCAACATCATCAAGGTGCAGGGCGCCAACACCGTGGGCGTCGCCAAGGCGGTGCACAAGGAACTCGAACGGCTGGCCGAGCGCGACCTGCCCACGAGCGTCACTATCGACGTGGTGGCCGACAATGCCGTGCCGGTCGAGCAATCCTTCCATACGGTGCAGAACATGATCGTCGAGGGCGCGGTGCTCGCCGTGCTGATTGTCTTCCTGTTCCTCAATTCATGGCGCTCGACGGTCATCACCGCGCTGACGCTGCCGATCTCGATCATCGGCACCATGACGGTGCTGTTTGCGCTCGGCTTCTCGCTCAACATGATGACACTAATGGCGCTGTCGCTGTCGGTGGGCATTCTGATCGACGATGCGATCGTGGTGCGCGAGAACATCATGCGGCACCTGCATATGGGCAAGAACCACGTGCAGGCGGCGCTCGACGGCACCAACGAGATTGGCCTCGCCGTGCTGGCGACGACGCTTTCGATCGTGGCGGTGTTCCTCCCCGTCGCCTTCATGGACGGCATCATGGGGCGGTTCTTCCTGCAGTTCGGCGTCACCGTCTCGGTGGCGGTGCTGATCTCGCTCTTCGTCGCCTTTACCCTCGACCCGATGATGTCGTCGGTCTGGCACGATCCGGATTCCGAGCCGGGCGCCAGGCGCGGGCCGCTCGGCCGGGCAGTGGCGAAGTTCGACCATTTCTTCGAGTGGTGCGCCGGCGGCTATCGGGCACTGCTGCGCTGGTGCCTCAGGCACCGAGTAGCGACGCTGGCGACGGCCGTCGTGCTGTTTTTCGCCAGCTTCGCGCTCGTCCCCATGGTCGGCTTCGAGGTGACGCCGGCCACCGACAACAGCGAGTTTCAGGTCGAGGTGGAAACGCCGCAGGGCTCGTCGCTGGAATATACCGGTGAGAAGGTCCGGCAGGTCGAGGCCCTGCTCCGCACCATGCCCGAGGTCAAGCGCACCTATGCCACCGTCGCCGGCGGGCAGGGCGTTTCGAGCAACAATGCCGGCACCGTCGTCGTCACCATGGTGCCGCCGGGAGAGCGCGATCGCATGCCGCACGAGATGACCGGGCCGGTGCGCGATCTGCTCGCCCAGGTCCCCGGGGTCAGGACCATCGTCGGCGTCTCGAGCGGCTTCGGCAGCCTGACCAAGCCCATTCAGGTCACCGCCTATGGCGACAGCTTTGCCGTGCTGGGCGACCTGACCGACCAGTTGGCGGCCAAGCTCGCCGCGATCCCGGGTCTCAGCGACGTCGAGACCTCGCTCGACGCAGCGCAGCCGATCGTCGGCATCCGGGTCAATCGTGAACTCGCCAGCGAAGCCGGCGTTTCGCTGCAGCAGGTTGGCGCCGTGCTGCAGCCCATGCTCTCGGGCGAAGAAGTCAGCGAGTGGACCTCGCCGGCCGAGCAGACCTACAAGCTGGTGGTGCGGCTGCCAGAAGGCGAGCGCAACAGCGTGGAGCTCCTCTCCAACCTGCCGATCAGCCGCAATGACAGCTCGGTGATCCGCCTCGGCGACATCGCCGAGATCGCGACCTCCACCGGCCCGGCCGAGATCAACCGGCAGGACCTGTCCCGGCAGGTGACGGTCGATGCCAACCTGAGCGGCGCCAATCTCGGCGAGGTGATGCCGCAGATCCAGGCGGCGATCGACTCGATCGAGATGCCTGCCGGCTACCGCATGTCGATGGGCGGCGACGCCGAGCAGCTGGGCGAGATCGGCTCCTCCGCCGGCTCGGCGCTGCTGCTCGCCGTGGTGTTCATCTACCTGGTGCTCGCCAGCCAGTTTGGCAGTTTCGTCCAGCCCGTCGCCATCATGATGGCGCTGCCGCTGTCGCTCATTGGCGTGCTGGTCGGCCTGCTGATCGGCGGCTCGACGCTCAACATGATGTCGATGATCGGCTTCATCATGTTGATGGGCCTGGTGGTGAAGAACGCCATCCTCCTCGTCGACAACGCCAACCAGCATGTGCGTGAGGGCTGGAACCTCTATGACGCGCTGGTCGAGGCGGGCGCCACCCGCTTCCGCCCGATCATCATGACGACGCTCGCCATGGTGTTCGGCATGCTGCCGCTGGCGCTGAGCCTGCACGAGGGTTCGAGCCAGAACGCGCCGATGGCCCATGCAGTGATCGGCGGGCTGATCAGCTCGACGCTCCTCACGCTGGTCGTCGTTCCCGTGATGCTGACCTACACCGACTCGTTGAGCGGGCTGGTCAAGCGCGTGCTGCGCCGGCGCGAGCCGGCGCAGCATTCCCCCACGCCCCAGGCGGCCGAGGTCGCCTCGCACTGATCCGCTAACCCAGGGACTTGATATGACCACCGCACCGGCTTTGCGGGCGCAGCACCTGCGCCCCGCCAGACTGTTCGTTGCCGCCAGCATTGCCGCGTTGCTTGGGGGATGCTCCTCGCTCGCCTACCAGAAGCCTGACATGGCGGTGCCGACGAGCTTCAGCGCCTCGCCCAGGGCCGCCGCTTCGGTGGACAACAGCAAGACCCAATGGTGGACTTCGTTCCGCGACCAGCGGCTGAGCCGCCTGATCGATCGGGGGCTCAGCCAGAACCTCTCGATCGCCCAGGCGGTGGAGCGGATCAACGAGGCCAATGCCGGCATGATCGCCGTCGGCGCCACGGTGCTGCCCTCCGCTTCGGGCAGCGTCGTGGGCCGCGAAAGCGGCGGCTCGGGCCCCTCGAGTTCGTCGGTCACCTATGGTGCCACGGCGTCGTGGATGCTCGACCTGTTCGGGCAATATGCCCACTCGCGCAGGGCCGCCGAGGCCGGTCTCGACCAGGCCTACCTCTCGGTCGATACGGCGCGGCTGACGTTCCTGTCCGAGCTCACCAACGCCTATATCGACCTGCGTTACTATCAGGAGTCCCTGGCGCTCACCCGCTCGAGCCTCGCGACCCGCAAGCAGACGCTGGAGCTGACGCAGTCGCTACTGTCGAACGGGGCCGGCTCGCAACTCGACGTGCTGCAGGCGCAGAGCGCGCTCGATGCGGCGTCGCTGCAACTGCCCAGCCTCGAACTCGGCTTCGTGCGCAGCCTCAACCGGTTGGCGACGCTCACCGCCCAGTCGACCGCTGCGATCGAGAAAGACCTGATAAAGGGCGCGCCGCAGCCCTGGCCGCGCGCCAGGGTGAATGCCGGAATCCCGGCCGACCTGGTCCGGCAACGCCCCGACATCCAGGCGGCGGAGCGGGCGCTGCGCGCCGCCACCGCCAATGCCGGGATCGCTGAAGCCCAGATGTATCCCTCGATCACGCTGAGCGGCAACATCCAGCTGGCGGCGCTGGCCGGCGGCAACACCACCAGTTGGAGCTTCGGGCCGACGCTGAACCTGCCGTTCCTCGATGGCGGCCGCGCCAGGGCCAACCACCAGGCGGCTCTGTCGAAGATCAACCAGGCCTATCTCAGCTGGCAGGGCGCGGTGCGCGGCGCCATCGAAGAGACCGAGAACGCCCTCGCCGCAGTGCGCCGCGACGGTCGCAGCATCGACGCGGCAACCAAGGTTGCCGGCAGCGCCCAGCGGCAGCTCGAGCTGGCGAGAAAGAGCTACCAGGAAGGGCAGGGGCAGATCCTCGACGTGCTCAACGCCGAACGCAGTCTGTTCGACGCCAAGGCGCAACTGGCCTCGTCGACGCGGCAATATGCCAGCAACTACGTGGCGCTGAACGTCGCGATCGGCGGCGGCATCGGCGCACTGCCGGCGGGGAAGTAGGGCGTTCACCACCAGCAGACGGCCCCCCATCCTCCCCCATAAAGGGGAGGTGCCCTGCCGGTGCGTCTGGCACAGTCGAGCCACAGCCTCGACTCTTCACCTCCCCCTTTATGGGGGAGGTCGGGAGGGGGCCGTCTCCATCAGTCAGCGCCTGGAGGACGGACGATCACGCGATCTCGGCAGGCCTACACCGCTGCCGAACTCTCCGCCCGCTCGGCAAATTCCCGCCGGGCCGATGCGATCCGGTCGCGGTTGCGAAAAGCGATGGCGCCCAGCCCTTTCACCGCGCCGACCAGTTCCTCGCCCAGCGAGGTGAGTTCGTACTCGACCCGCGGGGGAATTGTCGCAAAGGCAGTGCGCTCGACGAAGCCGTCGCGCTCCAGTTCCCTCAGTGTCGCCGACAGCTGTTTCTGCCCCACCCCGCCCACGTCGCGGGCGATCTCGCCAAAGCGCATCCGGCCGGCTTCCAGCGTCACCAGCACCGGCACCGTCCAGCGCGCTCCGGTGAGGTCGAACACTTCGCGGATGATGGTCACGTCGGGCTGGGTCATCTTGCGGCACCTCGATTCACACCGCGGAACCTTGCATCGGCAAGCTTGCGACAGGCTTGCAGTCGGCAGCAGGTGGGCAGTGCCACGACCGCGACTGCCTACTCCCGACTGCCGTCTTCGTCCTTGGCCTCTTCGACCCGATCGCGAAACAGCGTCGCGCGGGCCAGCAGCATCAGCGTCACCGGGGTCGTCACCGTGACGAACAGGAAGATCACCATCTCGTGGATCACCAGGCGCTGCTGGGTGACGGTGAAGAAAATCGCCGAGGCGAGGAGGATGAGCCCGCCTCCCATGCTGGTGCCCATGGTGGGGGCATGGATGCGGCGATAGAAATCGCGAAAGCGCACCAGCCCCAGGCAGCCGGCCATGGTGAGCCCGGCGCCGACCACGACGCACGCCGAAACCACGATGGACAGCCAGAGCGGCAGCGCGTCGATCATTCGATCACCTCGCCGCGCATCAGGAACTTGGCCAGCGCTACGGTGCCGACGAAGCCGAGCAGGCCAATCAGCATGGCGAGCTCGAAATAGATCTGCGAGCCGGTGCGGATCCCCAGCGTCACCAGCAGCAGCAGGCCCACGACATAGAGCGCATCGAGCGCCAGGATGCGGTCCTGCGCGCGCGGGCCGCGCACCATGCGATAGAGCGTCGCCAGCATGCCCACTCCCAGCATCAGCTGCGCGGCGAGAAGGCTCCAGTCGAGGATCATCTGGCTCATTCGAAAATCTCCAGCAGCAGTCGCTCGTAGCGGTGCCTGACCGTCGCGATCCACTCGTCCTTGTCGATCAGGTCGAGCACGTGGATCAGCACGGTGTTGCGCTCGCCGTCATATTCGAGCCAGGCGCTGCCCGGCGTCGCCGTGAGCAGGCACGCCAGCACCGCCAGCCCGAACTGGTTGGTCAGCTTGAGCTCCATCTTGATGAAGCCGGCCGAGGGTTGGGCCCTCGGATTGACGAGGATCAGCAGCACCGCAATGTTGGAGCGGATGATGTCGATGCCGGCCACCACGATCAGCTGCACCAGGCTGGTGAGGCGCCGGAACCGTACCCGCCCCGGCAGGATGGCGCTGGCGACGAGCGAGACGGCAATGGCGACGGCGCCGCCGAGCAGAATCTGGCCGAGGCCAGCCGATTGCTGCAGCACCAGCCACAGGACCAGCAGCAGCACCGCCAGCACCGGATAGGGGAACAACCGCTTCATGAGGCGGTCCCCTGCGGCAGCACCACATCCATGTAGCCCTGCGGCGAGTGGATGAACGCCGCCGTCTTGGCAAAGAACGCCATTGCGGGGCCGGCGGCCAGCGCCAGCGCCACGCACAGCGCCAGCAGCATGACGATCGGTGCGATTTCCGCCGTC from Devosia sp. A16 encodes the following:
- a CDS encoding efflux RND transporter permease subunit, producing MFLTKISVRHPVFATMVMVALLVFGLYSYSRLSIEQMPNIDLPVVAVVVSYPGASAQSVENDVIKPIEDAVNSISGIDTLRSIAQQNAAMIIMMFDMEVSSVDAVQEVRDKIAGIEANLPDNADKPRVLRFDPNAMPIMSLAIRSDTLSARELTQLADDVVVDKLRNIPGVGSADLVGGVPAQLDVLVDPDRLDGFGVSMAEVISAIRQNNIDLPAGTITEGAVSRAIQVEGRLEDVEDFRNIIVARTGGQAVRLGDVATITQGQGDEKSLAFINGERALAINIIKVQGANTVGVAKAVHKELERLAERDLPTSVTIDVVADNAVPVEQSFHTVQNMIVEGAVLAVLIVFLFLNSWRSTVITALTLPISIIGTMTVLFALGFSLNMMTLMALSLSVGILIDDAIVVRENIMRHLHMGKNHVQAALDGTNEIGLAVLATTLSIVAVFLPVAFMDGIMGRFFLQFGVTVSVAVLISLFVAFTLDPMMSSVWHDPDSEPGARRGPLGRAVAKFDHFFEWCAGGYRALLRWCLRHRVATLATAVVLFFASFALVPMVGFEVTPATDNSEFQVEVETPQGSSLEYTGEKVRQVEALLRTMPEVKRTYATVAGGQGVSSNNAGTVVVTMVPPGERDRMPHEMTGPVRDLLAQVPGVRTIVGVSSGFGSLTKPIQVTAYGDSFAVLGDLTDQLAAKLAAIPGLSDVETSLDAAQPIVGIRVNRELASEAGVSLQQVGAVLQPMLSGEEVSEWTSPAEQTYKLVVRLPEGERNSVELLSNLPISRNDSSVIRLGDIAEIATSTGPAEINRQDLSRQVTVDANLSGANLGEVMPQIQAAIDSIEMPAGYRMSMGGDAEQLGEIGSSAGSALLLAVVFIYLVLASQFGSFVQPVAIMMALPLSLIGVLVGLLIGGSTLNMMSMIGFIMLMGLVVKNAILLVDNANQHVREGWNLYDALVEAGATRFRPIIMTTLAMVFGMLPLALSLHEGSSQNAPMAHAVIGGLISSTLLTLVVVPVMLTYTDSLSGLVKRVLRRREPAQHSPTPQAAEVASH
- a CDS encoding efflux transporter outer membrane subunit, with the translated sequence MTTAPALRAQHLRPARLFVAASIAALLGGCSSLAYQKPDMAVPTSFSASPRAAASVDNSKTQWWTSFRDQRLSRLIDRGLSQNLSIAQAVERINEANAGMIAVGATVLPSASGSVVGRESGGSGPSSSSVTYGATASWMLDLFGQYAHSRRAAEAGLDQAYLSVDTARLTFLSELTNAYIDLRYYQESLALTRSSLATRKQTLELTQSLLSNGAGSQLDVLQAQSALDAASLQLPSLELGFVRSLNRLATLTAQSTAAIEKDLIKGAPQPWPRARVNAGIPADLVRQRPDIQAAERALRAATANAGIAEAQMYPSITLSGNIQLAALAGGNTTSWSFGPTLNLPFLDGGRARANHQAALSKINQAYLSWQGAVRGAIEETENALAAVRRDGRSIDAATKVAGSAQRQLELARKSYQEGQGQILDVLNAERSLFDAKAQLASSTRQYASNYVALNVAIGGGIGALPAGK
- a CDS encoding winged helix-turn-helix transcriptional regulator — protein: MTQPDVTIIREVFDLTGARWTVPVLVTLEAGRMRFGEIARDVGGVGQKQLSATLRELERDGFVERTAFATIPPRVEYELTSLGEELVGAVKGLGAIAFRNRDRIASARREFAERAESSAAV
- the mnhG gene encoding monovalent cation/H(+) antiporter subunit G: MIDALPLWLSIVVSACVVVGAGLTMAGCLGLVRFRDFYRRIHAPTMGTSMGGGLILLASAIFFTVTQQRLVIHEMVIFLFVTVTTPVTLMLLARATLFRDRVEEAKDEDGSRE
- a CDS encoding K+/H+ antiporter subunit F is translated as MSQMILDWSLLAAQLMLGVGMLATLYRMVRGPRAQDRILALDALYVVGLLLLVTLGIRTGSQIYFELAMLIGLLGFVGTVALAKFLMRGEVIE
- a CDS encoding Na+/H+ antiporter subunit E, whose translation is MKRLFPYPVLAVLLLVLWLVLQQSAGLGQILLGGAVAIAVSLVASAILPGRVRFRRLTSLVQLIVVAGIDIIRSNIAVLLILVNPRAQPSAGFIKMELKLTNQFGLAVLACLLTATPGSAWLEYDGERNTVLIHVLDLIDKDEWIATVRHRYERLLLEIFE